One window of the Helicoverpa zea isolate HzStark_Cry1AcR chromosome 7, ilHelZeax1.1, whole genome shotgun sequence genome contains the following:
- the LOC124631868 gene encoding uncharacterized protein LOC124631868 isoform X5: protein MGQCVSRSHPGPYSFSRHYDAESLASTVSGAVRRGHSESKGAKKREKSSSGNGNKPSRGVATSFGFRRRPASTSRADDNSRRKQKAHDKNGNGGSTEDLRPEEVLSGRSTPLARPRKETAGQPLRSTRFGFRQQHAKTAKVGDVSVAAEPAFGAPHKDKESTINNNALDKKAGYNQLPLQATQVSSTGVTTVVGAGGVPKTLTKQTVILTYQTQQIPAQDGRPTKSVRISEPATTRGASVPRVQPEPQRAPGKYTFQTTQLPRPQFPAVKNIDAKTTKQVVNNTRKSSVTDGWREGAASAVSSDSGVWTGGEGADGSPRMRRRPRNLEMVMRNSHCFHLRELQVSDLDIMDDALITGQAVIPLPKLPSSFDDELTPEYEVTPAPTYKPPSPILPKPTPASEASQRQNSPMSTLERYRNRNRPTLIQTNLDEEKFVLDRAQPEKLNKQNSFVKSSSGVVSPTTVNSSKESSPSCKSEESHFGNSSAWQSHAAGEAMATRSQDDVSLALSVSSCEDDKSKLENKEVPAPKVLEPEIPKKTIVIMDEPPVPHPLLMKSLTMSQHDALRGTMMGSMTSSNYSTTSTCTNQSGDHHNLTLTLEDSKFDLSALETSTQSMLDDETSPADSLISSTSTSDSNNELQVERDPPSISSAYQTANTKTRSPEPVVVEKDNIDGEAIQPVKEVVIEASRINGESGDASKNPTPESPGTPTHASGSLSLSDGRDFFDDEIADQPALLFRKNADGSPSSKTIESDTSKHLRRSRERITSSPLVQRNRKMCGLRNGGTERTPSLDTLSSLASDDLMMDNDLAQSITSLQSVDDYIERLDSSLRSGLNSLDERQLRQELSSSKTAVRQWSQLLEQNNMLDRQLAAMAQGINASDSLTASNNSLSNIGASLPVRTARLLQRSRTQTPSDAGISDGSASPAPAPASLLQDVVDIKTLLLQLKRVLQESETLDPLLAACAESPARGNGRRPPASPLHPDACAEMRRQILYLQSQLEERDRLVRVLQAQMLRMAETHEPRQDDTCNVATQTDRLRPPMSSALTSSDNSGLVRI, encoded by the exons GGTCACTCTGAGTCGAAGGGTGCAAAGAAGCGAGAGAAGAGCAGCTCGGGCAACGGCAACAAGCCCAGCAGGGGCGTGGCCACTTCCTTCGGGTTCCGCCGCCGACCGGCCAGCACCTCGCGTGCTGACGACAACTCGCGCAGGAAACAGAAGGCGCATGATAAGAACGGGAATGGAG GTTCCACGGAGGATTTACGTCCGGAGGAGGTGTTGTCGGGCCGGTCGACGCCTCTCGCGAGACCCCGCAAGGAGACCGCCGGCCAGCCATTACGTTCCACCAG GTTCGGTTTCAGGCAACAACACGCCAAAACTGCGAAGGTCGGGGACGTGAGCGTGGCTGCGGAACCGGCCTTCGGAGCCCCGCATAAGGACAAGGAGTCTACTATCAATAACAATGCATTAG ACAAAAAGGCGGGGTACAATCAGCTGCCGTTGCAGGCGACGCAGGTGTCTTCAACCGGGGTGACCACCGTGGTCGGGGCTGGAGGCGTGCCCAAGACCCTCACTAAACAGACCGTCATACTGACGTATCAAACGCAGCAGATACCTGCACAG GATGGCCGGCCAACCAAAAGCGTGCGGATATCAGAGCCAGCTACAACGCGGGGTGCATCCGTACCCCGAGTGCAGCCTGAACCCCAGCGGGCTCCTGGGAAGTACACCTTCCAGACCACGCAGCTGCCCAGACCCCAGTTCCCAGCTGTCAAGAACATTGATGCTAAGACCACTAAACAG GTGGTGAACAACACCAGGAAATCTAGTGTCACAGACGGATGGAGGGAAG GTGCAGCATCAGCAGTGTCCAGTGACTCCGGAGTATGGACGGGTGGGGAGGGCGCAGATGGCTCACCGCGCATGCGTCGGCGTCCCCGTAACCTGGAGATGGTCATGCGCAACTCCCATTGCTTCCATCTCAGAGAGCTGCAGGTTTCAGACCTTGATATTATGG ATGACGCTCTAATCACTGGACAAGCAGTAATACCTCTTCCAAAGCTGCCAAGTTCCTTTGACGACGAGCTGACTCCGGAGTACGAGGTCACACCAGCACCCACGTACAAACCACCATCTCCTATCTTACCAAAGCCAACACCAGCATCAGAAGCTTCCCAGCGACAGAACTCCCCAATGTCCACTCTAGAACGATACAGGAATAGGAACAGACCCACCTTGATACAGACGAACTTGGATGAGGAGAAGTTCGTTCTGGATAGGGCACAGCCTGAAAAATTGAATAAACAG aactcaTTCGTGAAGTCTTCAAGTGGTGTGGTGTCACCTACCACGGTGAACTCGTCGAAGGAATCCAGTCCATCTTGCAAGAGTGAGGAAAGTCATTTCGGGAACAGCAGTGCTTGGCAGAGCCACGCAGCTGGCGAAGCTATGGCTACCAG ATCTCAAGACGATGTATCCTTAGCGCTGAGCGTGTCCAGTTGCGAGGACGATAAGTCCAAGCTGGAGAACAAAGAAGTTCCAGCTCCGAAGGTGCTGGAGCCGGAGATACCAAAGAAGACGATAGTCATCATGGATGAGCCTCCAGTGCCGCACCCGCTGCTCATGAAGTCTTTGACCATGAGCCAGCATGACGCGCTCAGGGGCACTATGATGG GTTCAATGACAAGTTCAAACTACAGCACCACGAGTACCTGCACAAACCAGAGTGGTGACCACCACAACCTCACGCTCACACTTGAAGATTCCAAATTCGATTTATCAGCTCTAGAAACTTCCACACAAAGCATGTTGGATGACGAGACTTCCCCTGCGGACAGCTTGATATCCTCAACCAGTACCAGTGACTCTAATAATGAGCTGCAGGTGGAAAGAGATCCTCCTTCAATAAGTTCGGCGTATCAGACTGCTAATACCAAGACTAGGTCACCAGAACCCGTGGTGGTAGAAAAGGATAATATCGATGGGGAAGCTATACAGCCTGTTAAAGAAGTAGTTAT TGAAGCATCCAGGATCAACGGCGAGAGCGGTGATGCCAGCAAGAACCCGACTCCAGAATCGCCAGGAACACCGACACACGCCTCCGGGTCACTATCCTTGTCTGATGGACGGGACTTCTTCGACGACGAGATCGCTGACCAGCCAGCTCTTCTGTTCAGga AAAACGCAGACGGCAGCCCTTCAAGTAAAACCATCGAGTCGGACACAAGCAAACATCTACGAAGGTCAAGGGAAAGAATAACTTCCAGTCCACTAGTTCAAAGGAATCGTAAAA TGTGCGGTTTGCGAAACGGCGGCACTGAACGGACGCCGTCGCTGGACACGCTGTCCAGCCTGGCGTCGGACGACCTGATGATGGACAACGATCTGGCACAGTCCATCACCAGCTTACAGAGCGTCGATGACTATATTGAGAG GTTGGATAGCTCACTTCGCAGCGGCCTCAACTCGTTAGACGAGAGGCAGCTTCGTCAGGAGCTATCTTCCTCGAAGACCGCGGTGCGGCAATGGAGCCAGCTGCTGGAACAGAACAATATGCTGGACCGGCAGCTCGCGGCCATGGCGCAAGGGATCAACGCTTCCGACTCGCTTACAGCAAGCAACAACAGTCTTTCTAACATCGG GGCCAGTTTGCCAGTTCGTACAGCGCGGCTTTTGCAGCGCTCTCGGACGCAGACGCCGTCGGACGCTGGCATCAGTGATGGCAGCGCGTcgcctgcgcccgcgcccgcTTCGCTACTGCAAGATGTGGTCGACATCAAGACACTGCTGCTGCAGCTCAAGCGGGTCTTACAGGAG AGCGAAACTCTCGACCCGTTGCTGGCGGCGTGCGCGGAGAGCCCCGCGCGCGGCAACGGGCGCCGCCCCCCCGCCTCGCCGCTGCACCCCGACGCCTGCGCCGAGATGCGCCGACAGATACTCTATCTGCAG
- the LOC124631868 gene encoding uncharacterized protein LOC124631868 isoform X4, translating to MGQCVSRSHPGPYSFSRHYDAESLASTVSGAVRRGHSESKGAKKREKSSSGNGNKPSRGVATSFGFRRRPASTSRADDNSRRKQKAHDKNGNGGSTEDLRPEEVLSGRSTPLARPRKETAGQPLRSTRFGFRQQHAKTAKVGDVSVAAEPAFGAPHKDKESTINNNALDKKAGYNQLPLQATQVSSTGVTTVVGAGGVPKTLTKQTVILTYQTQQIPAQDGRPTKSVRISEPATTRGASVPRVQPEPQRAPGKYTFQTTQLPRPQFPAVKNIDAKTTKQVVNNTRKSSVTDGWREGAASAVSSDSGVWTGGEGADGSPRMRRRPRNLEMVMRNSHCFHLRELQVSDLDIMDDALITGQAVIPLPKLPSSFDDELTPEYEVTPAPTYKPPSPILPKPTPASEASQRQNSPMSTLERYRNRNRPTLIQTNLDEEKFVLDRAQPEKLNKQNSFVKSSSGVVSPTTVNSSKESSPSCKSEESHFGNSSAWQSHAAGEAMATRSQDDVSLALSVSSCEDDKSKLENKEVPAPKVLEPEIPKKTIVIMDEPPVPHPLLMKSLTMSQHDALRGTMMGSMTSSNYSTTSTCTNQSGDHHNLTLTLEDSKFDLSALETSTQSMLDDETSPADSLISSTSTSDSNNELQVERDPPSISSAYQTANTKTRSPEPVVVEKDNIDGEAIQPVKEVVIEASRINGESGDASKNPTPESPGTPTHASGSLSLSDGRDFFDDEIADQPALLFRKNADGSPSSKTIESDTSKHLRRSRERITSSPLVQRNRKMCGLRNGGTERTPSLDTLSSLASDDLMMDNDLAQSITSLQSVDDYIERLDSSLRSGLNSLDERQLRQELSSSKTAVRQWSQLLEQNNMLDRQLAAMAQGINASDSLTASNNSLSNIGASLPVRTARLLQRSRTQTPSDAGISDGSASPAPAPASLLQDVVDIKTLLLQLKRVLQEPGEEHHSMSSETLDPLLAACAESPARGNGRRPPASPLHPDACAEMRRQILYLQSQLEERDRLVRVLQAQMLRMAETHEPRQDDTCNVATQTDRLRPPMSSALTSSDNSGLVRI from the exons GGTCACTCTGAGTCGAAGGGTGCAAAGAAGCGAGAGAAGAGCAGCTCGGGCAACGGCAACAAGCCCAGCAGGGGCGTGGCCACTTCCTTCGGGTTCCGCCGCCGACCGGCCAGCACCTCGCGTGCTGACGACAACTCGCGCAGGAAACAGAAGGCGCATGATAAGAACGGGAATGGAG GTTCCACGGAGGATTTACGTCCGGAGGAGGTGTTGTCGGGCCGGTCGACGCCTCTCGCGAGACCCCGCAAGGAGACCGCCGGCCAGCCATTACGTTCCACCAG GTTCGGTTTCAGGCAACAACACGCCAAAACTGCGAAGGTCGGGGACGTGAGCGTGGCTGCGGAACCGGCCTTCGGAGCCCCGCATAAGGACAAGGAGTCTACTATCAATAACAATGCATTAG ACAAAAAGGCGGGGTACAATCAGCTGCCGTTGCAGGCGACGCAGGTGTCTTCAACCGGGGTGACCACCGTGGTCGGGGCTGGAGGCGTGCCCAAGACCCTCACTAAACAGACCGTCATACTGACGTATCAAACGCAGCAGATACCTGCACAG GATGGCCGGCCAACCAAAAGCGTGCGGATATCAGAGCCAGCTACAACGCGGGGTGCATCCGTACCCCGAGTGCAGCCTGAACCCCAGCGGGCTCCTGGGAAGTACACCTTCCAGACCACGCAGCTGCCCAGACCCCAGTTCCCAGCTGTCAAGAACATTGATGCTAAGACCACTAAACAG GTGGTGAACAACACCAGGAAATCTAGTGTCACAGACGGATGGAGGGAAG GTGCAGCATCAGCAGTGTCCAGTGACTCCGGAGTATGGACGGGTGGGGAGGGCGCAGATGGCTCACCGCGCATGCGTCGGCGTCCCCGTAACCTGGAGATGGTCATGCGCAACTCCCATTGCTTCCATCTCAGAGAGCTGCAGGTTTCAGACCTTGATATTATGG ATGACGCTCTAATCACTGGACAAGCAGTAATACCTCTTCCAAAGCTGCCAAGTTCCTTTGACGACGAGCTGACTCCGGAGTACGAGGTCACACCAGCACCCACGTACAAACCACCATCTCCTATCTTACCAAAGCCAACACCAGCATCAGAAGCTTCCCAGCGACAGAACTCCCCAATGTCCACTCTAGAACGATACAGGAATAGGAACAGACCCACCTTGATACAGACGAACTTGGATGAGGAGAAGTTCGTTCTGGATAGGGCACAGCCTGAAAAATTGAATAAACAG aactcaTTCGTGAAGTCTTCAAGTGGTGTGGTGTCACCTACCACGGTGAACTCGTCGAAGGAATCCAGTCCATCTTGCAAGAGTGAGGAAAGTCATTTCGGGAACAGCAGTGCTTGGCAGAGCCACGCAGCTGGCGAAGCTATGGCTACCAG ATCTCAAGACGATGTATCCTTAGCGCTGAGCGTGTCCAGTTGCGAGGACGATAAGTCCAAGCTGGAGAACAAAGAAGTTCCAGCTCCGAAGGTGCTGGAGCCGGAGATACCAAAGAAGACGATAGTCATCATGGATGAGCCTCCAGTGCCGCACCCGCTGCTCATGAAGTCTTTGACCATGAGCCAGCATGACGCGCTCAGGGGCACTATGATGG GTTCAATGACAAGTTCAAACTACAGCACCACGAGTACCTGCACAAACCAGAGTGGTGACCACCACAACCTCACGCTCACACTTGAAGATTCCAAATTCGATTTATCAGCTCTAGAAACTTCCACACAAAGCATGTTGGATGACGAGACTTCCCCTGCGGACAGCTTGATATCCTCAACCAGTACCAGTGACTCTAATAATGAGCTGCAGGTGGAAAGAGATCCTCCTTCAATAAGTTCGGCGTATCAGACTGCTAATACCAAGACTAGGTCACCAGAACCCGTGGTGGTAGAAAAGGATAATATCGATGGGGAAGCTATACAGCCTGTTAAAGAAGTAGTTAT TGAAGCATCCAGGATCAACGGCGAGAGCGGTGATGCCAGCAAGAACCCGACTCCAGAATCGCCAGGAACACCGACACACGCCTCCGGGTCACTATCCTTGTCTGATGGACGGGACTTCTTCGACGACGAGATCGCTGACCAGCCAGCTCTTCTGTTCAGga AAAACGCAGACGGCAGCCCTTCAAGTAAAACCATCGAGTCGGACACAAGCAAACATCTACGAAGGTCAAGGGAAAGAATAACTTCCAGTCCACTAGTTCAAAGGAATCGTAAAA TGTGCGGTTTGCGAAACGGCGGCACTGAACGGACGCCGTCGCTGGACACGCTGTCCAGCCTGGCGTCGGACGACCTGATGATGGACAACGATCTGGCACAGTCCATCACCAGCTTACAGAGCGTCGATGACTATATTGAGAG GTTGGATAGCTCACTTCGCAGCGGCCTCAACTCGTTAGACGAGAGGCAGCTTCGTCAGGAGCTATCTTCCTCGAAGACCGCGGTGCGGCAATGGAGCCAGCTGCTGGAACAGAACAATATGCTGGACCGGCAGCTCGCGGCCATGGCGCAAGGGATCAACGCTTCCGACTCGCTTACAGCAAGCAACAACAGTCTTTCTAACATCGG GGCCAGTTTGCCAGTTCGTACAGCGCGGCTTTTGCAGCGCTCTCGGACGCAGACGCCGTCGGACGCTGGCATCAGTGATGGCAGCGCGTcgcctgcgcccgcgcccgcTTCGCTACTGCAAGATGTGGTCGACATCAAGACACTGCTGCTGCAGCTCAAGCGGGTCTTACAGGAG CCCGGGGAGGAGCATCATTCGATGAGT AGCGAAACTCTCGACCCGTTGCTGGCGGCGTGCGCGGAGAGCCCCGCGCGCGGCAACGGGCGCCGCCCCCCCGCCTCGCCGCTGCACCCCGACGCCTGCGCCGAGATGCGCCGACAGATACTCTATCTGCAG